Part of the Henckelia pumila isolate YLH828 chromosome 2, ASM3356847v2, whole genome shotgun sequence genome is shown below.
GGGCACCGCTGTATTCTGCATAGTTCCCGAGCTCGGAAGCAAAGCCAAGATCTCCAACCTGTGCTCAAACATGATAGAACCCGCAAGGCTCGATAAAACAGGAAGAAAATATTATACAAAGAAAAATATGAAATGAGAAATGTACAGTATCTGCATAAATAACACTTGCTCCTCCTCCGGCCACCATGGTCCATATCCGCCCTTTCGGGTTCAGGACCGTGAACTTGAGAGATGCACCAGTCTAAGCCGACGGCCAAAACAAATTCACAATGGTTAAATTTTTAGGCTAAAGATTCGCGAAAAAAGATTGATCATCTGCACACACCTTCTCGTCAAGTTTATGGACAAAGCTCTCTGTCGGACTCATGACTCTCCCAAACGGCATTGGGAACTCTATATTTCCCCATCTGCAAGATAGTGTAATGCTAATATATAAGACGATTTAAGCCGACAACATCAGTAGATTTTCGAAGTGTCGAGAAAGGGTACGTCTGTGAAGCAATGTGCATTGTGCAGAGCATATACTACTTTTTGAAGTTCTTGAAAGCAGCGGTATCATCCAGCTCTCCTCTCATATCCAAAGGATAAGGCTTTCCATCGACTAACGTGAACGGATTCATCTCAAGAAACGCGAAGTCCAAATCTAAAACGAACGAGATCTCGGATCATTGCCAAAAACAGATGGATCATTCAACTGCCCGAGAGATGTGCTGGTAGCTAAAATTTAACTTGTGGTCTATGTTTATTAAACATACCTACAAACAAATCATAGACTACTTTGATGAACTCCTCGATCACCCCTTTAATCTGGACATATCATGTAAAAGAATTTCGCGTCATATGCAACCAAAGATTTAACAAAGAAAGACAAATAAGCCTTTCATGCACACCTCTGTGGTAAGGGCTGTCACAAGCGGAGCACATAGCTCTGATGTGAAAATCGCACCCGTTGGCACGAAGATAGTCTTGACCTGAATAGAGTAAAAGATAACGCACGTACTACGGCAAGTGTTGGAACCAAACAACAAGAGTACTCAAGAGTCTTTGCGCGCGGTACCTTATCCCAGTTCTCTTCTATTTCAATTCCTCCACATTCTGAAAAGCTGATGCTGCATCCAAGTCTCTCGGAGACAATGTTTAGGTAAAACTCTTCGTCGTGTGGAACAAACGGTTCGACAATGAACGTTGTAATAGGCCCTTTGCATCCCCCCATCTCTACCTATTTGATCAGTGGAATCGAGTAATCAAACATCGATGGACTACTTCGTTATCTATATCACaaatatttgtgaaattatCAGAGATATAACGCGACAGATTAATGCTACTATACTTCTTTTCCAAGCCGTTCTTTGATGAAAGCAGAAACTCCATCCAAATCCAGGTTCAACGCGACGAGACCACTTTTGCCACGTTTTCCGAATAACATATCCGGCTTCACAACCAGTTTTGTTGATGAAAGCCAGGGCTCTTTTTCCACCAGTTCTTCCAAGTTGGTGGATTCGGTTATCTAAGCCATGACAGCAAATATAAAACCTCATTAGTAAATGAAAACATCGTGCTAaaatattcattattttcaGATTCTGCAACAAGAATCAATCTTCTATACGGACACGGATCCTCTGCAGTGGGAGGAAAACATTCGAAGAGGCGTATATTCAATGCAGAATTTCGAAAAAGCAATATTATGCTGTCCGATGGAGCTAGAGATGGAAAGTTTAGATCATTTGCCTCATTTGTTCGAAAAGCTCGAGATATTAGCTCTTTTTATCATAATAAATATGTTTCCTTAAAGATCATATTTTCCAGAAAAAAATATGTAACGTCAGCAAAAGAAACAGCTTCTTCTATCTCTTAACATCTTGCATTCTTGCTCACCACTGATTCAACCTAACAAATACGTACttcagagaaaaaaaaaaagaaactacaTTTGCGGGAACATTATAAAATCCGTCTTGTAAGTTGGCTCTAGTTCAGCTTTTGGTCCTGTAAATCATCGACCGgtgaaaaaagactaaaattgaaaaACAAGACGACCATCTTATTAGACTAAGACCAAACATCGAAAAGTTACACGATCAAAAGTTATAACAGGTAACCAaacatctttttttcttttaacacagagagagagagaagagaatTCACTCACTTGCACACATTTCATAGCCAATTCAGACCCAGAAATCCTCTTGAAATTCTCTTTCAGGAGTCTTTTGGAAACGTACTCTCTGATCTTCTTCCTCGCCATTTCCTCTCTACTACCTGATCAATATCAAGAACTCTTGAATGGAAA
Proteins encoded:
- the LOC140882302 gene encoding ATP-citrate synthase alpha chain protein 1-like; the encoded protein is MARKKIREYVSKRLLKENFKRISGSELAMKCVQITESTNLEELVEKEPWLSSTKLVVKPDMLFGKRGKSGLVALNLDLDGVSAFIKERLGKEVEMGGCKGPITTFIVEPFVPHDEEFYLNIVSERLGCSISFSECGGIEIEENWDKVKTIFVPTGAIFTSELCAPLVTALTTEIKGVIEEFIKVVYDLFVDLDFAFLEMNPFTLVDGKPYPLDMRGELDDTAAFKNFKKWGNIEFPMPFGRVMSPTESFVHKLDEKTGASLKFTVLNPKGRIWTMVAGGGASVIYADTVGDLGFASELGNYAEYSGAPNEEEVLQYARVVIDCATAEPDGRKRALVIGGGIANFTDVAATFSGIIQALKEKEAKLKASRMHLYVRRGGPNYQRGLARMRTLAEEIGIPVEVYGPEATMTGICKQAIECISAAA